TACCAACCCTTCCCAGGTACCGAACCAGAGGTATCCATCACGGGATTGAATCAAGTTTAAAACTGAGCTTTGAGGAAGTTCAGCCTGCCAGGTATCGTGGGTGTACTCGGAAACGGCTTTGGTTGGGTCAAGCGCCCACACTGGCCACGGGGAACACAATCCAATCACGGCCACCACGGCAGCCACAGCCCACCGAATCGGAATACCTCTTCGAAGAATGGTTCTCATGGTGTTTCCTGCAGGATGAATGTGTGGGTTGAGAGCGAGGTGTCCAGTGTAGCAGCTTTGCAGATGGGAAAAAATACTCTTTCAAGGTTCAAGGTTGCGGGATTGCGGGGTTTGGGGACTTCGGTCCAAAACATCGGTAAGCCGCTCAATCGTCTGAGTTAATCGGACGGGATCAACCGGTTTGAGCAAAAAATCCAGGGCTCTGACATCAAACGCTTTCACCGCAAATTCATGGTAGGCAGTGACAAACACAACCTGACACCCAGGCTGGAGCCGGCTTAGCAGTTCAAAACCAGTGCCGCCCGGCATTTGAATATCCAGAAACACAACATCCGGGTGGGTACTGGCGACGACCTCAGCGGCCTGTGAAACAGATTGCGCTTCGCCGACAATCTGAACCTCCGGATGCTCCTGGAGCAAGGTCCGAAGCATCTTCCGCGCAACTCGTTCATCATCCACAATGACGGCGGTAATCATTTTGGGAATTTCCCTCTCACTTTCAACACTTTATGGCATGAGGACTTCACAAGCGCCAGCCTACACCAACTCTGACCAAAGCCAAGAAAATTGCAACCAGCGGTCAAAAGACGCAACGAGTGGAGAAAATCTCTTTGGGGCTTCGTGCTTCGTGCCT
Above is a window of Acidobacteriota bacterium DNA encoding:
- a CDS encoding response regulator — translated: MITAVIVDDERVARKMLRTLLQEHPEVQIVGEAQSVSQAAEVVASTHPDVVFLDIQMPGGTGFELLSRLQPGCQVVFVTAYHEFAVKAFDVRALDFLLKPVDPVRLTQTIERLTDVLDRSPQTPQSRNLEP